TGGGCCTGACAGCGGCCTGGTTTGCTTCCCGTACGAGGGTCCAGAGCTATGATGGCTCCGCCTTCCAGATGTTGGGCACACGAGGAAGCAAAAGAGATGGGTAGGGCTGGGGGTTGGGGGGTCGCTGCTTTCCCAAAAGTAGATAtcataattgcaataattactacTCCGTCATCGGTGTTAGGGGCTATTACTGTTTGTCATTATTAGAAGGACCCTGGATTGCTTTATTCATGGCCAAGGATGATTCATGCCTTCACACTCCAATAAAGGGTCCCCACTTTTAAAAGGGAAGCGTGTAGCCTTCGTGAAAGCTTCAGGGTTTCTTCTCAGTAACAACATTCGTGAACCCAAATTAAAAAAGATGGCGCAACGACTGTGGTGGGGAGGGAGGGGATGTCGCCATCTTGGAGGCAGGACCAGGGGCTTTTTGGCGCATGTTAGATCCTAAAGGGAACGCAGAGGCTAACGTGCGCTTCAGAtcccgagagggagaaggataaGGACGGCGCGCTTTGGCATAACGGGCTCTGAGATGCCAGCTTGCGAAGCCTGGGAAGTTTCGAGAGAGGGGTACTTCCGTCAATTTATCAATTCGCTTCGGACCATGGAAGCAACGTTCACGGTGCTCGAGAGCGTGCCGTCATCAAACCCGCgttccgtttttttttttttttccaatattATACTTTATCGAGATCTAAaaacaattattaaaaaaaaggaggaggacataaaaggggaggagagaaACCTTTATTCCATCGCTTGTCATCGCTGTTTCCCTTTAAGAAACCGCCGCTGCCGAAGCTTGTTCAGTTGGAACAACAtgaacaaaaataaattattaattaattaaagctgagaaatgaaatgaaataaaattacTATAAACGCGTACCAGATGCTGGTCGGCCGGGGCGCCCAAATTAGATATTTACAAAAGATATGTTACTCTATGATAATATCATATTAATCAAGGGGAGTTTCTCTTCTCACAAGCCCACAAAAGGGcgccaaaccaaaaaaaaaaaaaaaaagaggaatttTTCCGGTTTTATCTATTTTTCTCAGGAAGAAAAGCCAAAAATTCGAAGATCAGGGTTTCTCTTTGAGAACAGAAGCCAAACCGGTGACTACCTTCGCCCCACTATGAGCGGCCTTCGGCTTCACCGCCGGCGGCTGCCACGGCAACCCCGCCACCGTGACCTCCTCCGCTGCCGCCTCAGCGGTGGCTACTACTTCCTTGGCCACGATCGAATGGGCAGCGCCAGCGCCGCGGCCGCCGCTGTTGTCATTCTCCTTTCCATATTCCGACTCTCCTCTCGCTTGGACTTCTCCTTCGCCGTTGGATCGTTGTTCCCTGGTTTCTGAGGAGATGATCGGGGCCGTTCGCTCGTAGGAGGAGAGCCACTTGGCCCGCATGTACTCGGGCTTCCGCCACGGCGGAAAGTGGAGGCCCTTCTTCTTGAGGCTCTGCCGCGCCGCCTCGCAGACGACGGCGACGATCTGCTGCAGCCGGTCCTCCTTCCCGACGAAGATGCACGGGAGCGATTGCAGCACAGCCCGATAGCTCTTCGTCGACCGTGCGATCTCGAACTCCGATCGGAAGTCCACGTCCACCAGCAACCGCTCCCTGGTCACGATCACGTCCACGTACACGTATTCCCCTGCCGTCGAGTGCAACATAACGCCGTCAATCGATCGAAcgaaagaaaatatttaaaaagttaCGGCGATTTGGATCGAAGTCTACCGGCCGGAAAGGAGGTGGATTTCTCCCAGCGAGACTTGCAGACGGCGGCGTCGTAGCCGAGGGCGCGGAGGCCGTCGGCGACGGCCCTTCTGGAATCTTCTGTCCATTTTCCGCCGATCTTGGTATTCTCCACGATTCTCGACGCGTCCGCCAAGAGATTCCTCTCCGCCACACTCGTACAGAGCACCAAACCCTGGAGAGCATGTCGATCCCATAGAGATGAGTAACGATTTGGGGCTCAAAGAAATAGAGTGAGAAGCGATTGAAGATCGAGGTGTTCCTCCTACCTTGACGAACTCAGCGGCATCGGAGGTGGTGGGGATTATCGGAGGGGCGTCGCCTGTGACGGCAGGGAAGTCAGTGTCCACGTCAGGGCTGTCGTCGCAGTTACCATGGAAGCAGTTGCAGCGGTGGCGGCCGCAGCGGGACGGCTTCTCGCTGTTGTTGTCCTCCATGAAGCTCTGGACCATCTTGTCTAGGCACAACGAGCTCGGCTCCGAATCAACGGCCGCGGCGGCAAGCTTCTCGGCCGAAGATATCCTCCGCACGGCCGGGAATTGGAATTGCCGCTCGAAGAGCCGCTTCAGCCGTGATTTCGCCACCGGCTTGGCCCGCTCGCTCCTCAGAATGTCCATCGCATCGATCGGTTGGATCTTCATGGGAAACGGCATGGTTTCCCCAAAATCCAAGCACCCTCACTCCTTAATCTCTTTATCTCAACCCAAGCTAAAGAAATCGAGTAGAGATCACTACCGCTCCATTTCTAAAGTTCGGAAGCCAAAAATCCTCCCTTAAATGGAGCCAAAAATGGTGGAATTAACCCTACGAAAACGACTCCAGAGCACGAATTAACGCAACGACCAAGAAAACTCGGATGAAAGAAAAGGCCATCAggaactcatcaaataaaggggaggaaaagaagaaatcaaatGATCGCGACCGACGCCATTAATAACCCATCCCAGCTGCAATCGCCGCGCTCGACTTCCAAAGCAAAAAGAATGGAATAACTTCCCACCGCCATAAAGCGTGTCACTTTCGGAGTCCTCCGGTGGCCGTCCGGCGATACTACCGGCCGGAGAATTCGAATCTCCTGTTCATCTCTTCGGCCTTTTTTTCCCAACGAGGGCGATCGGACTAGTTGGGGTTTGGGGTTGCGAGGAAGCGAAATGGGGAGGGGGTTTTAAAGGGGAATTTGGGGAAGTGGAAGTGATGACTAGGACTCTGCTTGCCTACGTGGCACGATGACATGTCCAAGGTTAATCCTTAAGCGTCTCGAGGACTGGTAGCTCGGCTACGTGCCGAAGCCTCTGGGGATGGTTCCCATCTCCCACCACGGTCTCGCCGCGTGTCCCTCACCTGAGCCCATGGATTGAAATGCCCAATTTACCCTCGTTTCTTCTCGCTTATTACGTACTGCCGTGAACCTGGACGGTGCGGACAGTTGAGGATAATAATCAGTGGCATTTTCGTCGTTATCTGATTTTTTGAGGGGTAGTTGTAGAAGAGGAGCCTGTACTGGGCTCCGGTTTTCGGAACCGCGGCCCATGGGTTCATACTTGGACAGCTGTGACTCGCCACGTAGCACTACAATGTTCTCGCTTGAGCTCTAGAACTCAccagaatattatttttttcaaaataataataatacggCGAAAGTGACTTAATATTGATAAGTGATAACCCTGGGGCATTTTCCAATAATTAATTGAATAATTATATGATAGCGTGTGGATAATGTAGCTCCATCCAATGAATGATGAATGCTTCCACTCAAGCTTTGCCTGCCAAACCAGACCAGGCCAGTTTGGAGATGGGGAAGAAGATGGGAGTTACCACGCCTGCAAGAAATTTGTCTGGATCAAGTCATTAAAAAGCTTGGTCGTCTCACAAGTTTGTACTTATCCCTGCCTAGGATATACAATTTATAATGCGCTACGTATTAAACAAAGTATAGTATATGATTAAATTCCTTGTGATAAGGGTTTAGCTTCTAAACTAATAGGAATGAGTTTAGAATAATGCATGTTCCCTTCCGCGTGCATTCACATTTTAATTCTCGACAGCTAAGATGTGGCGTCTTTGAACCGTAAGGTTGCACGTAGTTTAGTATCGTTCAAGTTAATGAGGCTCACGTAGTTTAGTATCGTTCAAGTTAATGAGGCTCGATCTAATTTGCATTAGATTTTTGTACGTGGTTTCCGTCCATTGGTACGACGAATTTACTTTGTTTGATGAGTTTGGGGTTCAAGTTTAGCTTGTTCCTATAAAATCTAAGCCAGCATATGATTTCCATATTGCAGCTTCAATCTCAAATTCTCATTCATATTGTGTTTCAGGGCAAGTCCATGTTTTAGAGGCTCAACTTGAAATTCTGAACTAACTTATGTAGTATTGATTCCAGTCCAATGAAGTTTGATTTGGTGAAATGGAATTTCAAGAAATGATGAAATCTAGACCCCACAAGACATGCCCAGTATGGCATTTTGTCGGATTAATGTCTATCCAAACTACTACCACGTAATATGTGAATGACAACTAGCATAGAATAATATATGTCTGGGGAAGACCCAGCCTAGATTGGAAAGGACCAGGCCTAGACAAGCATCAAAATGGCCTAGCTCCTTCCGGGACATACCCTGTTCAAGTTGAAGGAGATACTTTGGATCCTCCCTGTCTTCGTTAGCCTCCACTTTTATCAAACCACCCCCAAACCTACGATGCATCACGATGGCCGCCAGTttcttcttcaatttttttcacTATACTATGCCAAGCCACTATCTCGTCGGCGATCCACGGGGCTCATCGGTCTCAATATAAACCATTTTGGCCAATTTGGAAAGAAAAGATTTGGTCTAAGAGCTAGATTTCCGTATCGGAAAACCAAATTATGAGCCAAACTTCTAATGATCATAACTTGTATATGAGATCCGATTAAGATGCCCTATTTTTTGAAGCTTTTCGAGCTTTTTACGATATGACACTACCCCGTAAAGAGTATAACGTACTAAGCGATCGGGACTAAATTCCATCATTTATGCTCTATTACATGCTGGtcaaaccaatttttttttttagaaaaaaatttaatcagATGTATCTTTCAATCAAGAAAGAATTAGACGAAGCAACTAAAAGCAAAGTCGATGTAGAAGTCTAATATACCTCCTATAAGAtttaatttcttctttttttataattatttctaCTAGTCATGCCTATTTTGAGAAAGTTGTGTTCTCTTTTAGCTAGAAGAGAAATTTGATCTGATTGTGTAAGGGTGGACTTTACCAATATAAATAGGGATTGTGTATCTAAATTTGATATatattaatgaaagaaaatgggACATGGATCCAactttcatgatttttttttttaaaaaaaaatttattaagagaTTTGTGTTGAGCAGGTTGAAGAAACTATTACTTTTTTTTGATTGGATTAACCAGAGTTGATGTCGTCACTACTGATGCCCCCTCCACTGCTatgattctctctctttcccttcgTAACCTTGCATGGAATCGTTACCACCAACTTGGATCTCATTGCAAAATCATCAAACCGCATCAATGGTCTCCCCTGTCTCCACGATCCACCCATATCTTTCTCTATTTTTAAGATAATGTCAAGTATTCATAGGTCCTCTATAATGAGATATCGGATCTCAACCACTAGTGAGCAAACTGAGCCTCGACCCGATGCTAAGCAATCATCAATCCCCTATTTtcatccacacttctttgtttcttttattcttatttGCCCTCTGGTTGCCTTTGTTCCTTTATTACCCATTGTTGCCACCCAGTCGACTGCTAGCCTTCCAACTATTACCGACCACCGCCACCACTGATCCTgcatcctccttttttttcttcctctttctcatcATCGGTTAAGCCCCTACGaaggcctcctctcttctctttggctttctctctcttcctcttctctttctctctcctatgTTATGTTGGATCCTAGCAGATGGCCTCTTTCactctatttctctctcttgcgACCGCCCATTGTATTGACCTCTATCCCATCCTTCATCGAGTATTAGACCCCATTAACAACCCTTGTTGAGCTATCTTCACCCTATTTGGACTCGTGTTTCTTGATTTGCTAATTGTTGCCTAGATCATATCGATAccattttggcattgtccttcttcattttttttattgttgccCTTATTCCCTTGGTAATCTTTTCTAATTGTTGGTCTTGATTCTATACAAAGGTACAATCATCTGAACAATAAGTTGTTTGGCAATGCATATATCACTCTACTGATCCTTAAATCAAGGTAAATCCctaaatatttttgtttattaGATTTGGTAATTAATACGGATCAAGGTAAGATAGGGAAAACCTATAGTTAGAGGTAGTTTGATCATCAAAATTTAGAAACTAGAAAAtttgtaattaattaaataaattaataatgtAGTTTGGATataggtgaattggtttctaattatgtcaaattattgGATACATTAGGTGTACGCTTGAGCTAGTAagcatattatttttcttgttggTAGAGGTAAATATTCTCGATGGATATATTTATGTTTATTTATGTATATGTGTACTATGTATCAATGATTTTGGATTTTGATGGAATGATGTAATCATTTGTCCTGAATTTTGCATGGAATATAGTGTTAAATTATACTCTTGTTAGAAAGtatgaaattaaattttatataattgGATGGTTTGATGTGGAGCTTTGGAATGGTCATGCTATTATTGCCTCATTGCAAGCTAGAAATATGACATTATTGTTACCCATCATAGGCTAGAAATGTAACATTATCATTTCTTAATCATAAGGTGGAATGCGGCATTATCATTATCTTGCTAAAGACTAGAAATACAGCATTATCATTCTCCTTATTATATGCTGGAAATATGGCATTATTATTTCCCCATTATAGGCTTGACATATGGCACCACCATTTTTCCGTCACAAAATAGAAATGTAGAAACGTGACtgtggttagtccaaagctgaAAAAATAGCTATCGTCGGATCTAAATCATACCAATAAAAAATCACCTGATAAGTTATATGAAATTATTGTACATTGAACAGAGCAATTGTTTTGATGATATATGATATATTACTTTAAAATAGAATGATTTTTTCAATGATATATGATATATTTATGTCTATTGGTTTGTTTGAGGAGTAACTATAAGTGTTTGATACTTGTTTTGGTTGCagaattagaatttatttaGAGGAAGTTGTTTAAGATATGGGCTAAGAAAAAGTCTCATGAGAAAATCAAGCATGAAATTATGGATAAAATTTGGAAATTGGATAGTTGAAAGGGTTGAAACGTtgtgttaaaaaaaagaaaatagaaagaaaagttGAAAAGCTTGCTCAAAGATATTCTAAATGAGGAAAAAACTCTTGGGTGATAGAGATCGAGACAGAGTTGGTTCAAGAAAGGGACAGAGATAAAGCGTGTTTTTCACTCGATGGCAAATGGCCATCATTGATTAATTTTATTAGCCAGTCGAAAAAATGGGGCGAACTGTTACTAAAAGGGATGAAATTATCAAATTTTTCATGATTGTTTTCTTCTATATTTGATGTTTCTAGGTCCTGTAATTTGAAACGGACTAGTCTCTTATTTTCTGATAGTTTAGAAAATTTCAAGTTTTTGATCAACCTTTTGAATAAGaagtttaaaataaaagcataggaTACTGCAAATAAGCAATTTCCCCATTGATAGAATTGATTCTATTGTGAAGCCGTAGGACATACAACTTTGGGGAAATTTCTCATAATTTTAATTACCATGTTTGGATTAGATAACTAGATTTTTGTTATATTTGTTAAAAACTGTTAGATCTGCTCAATTTAAAATCAAAGTTCAGGTCTACAAGTTGCCACTATTGTTAAAGCCGCCGACATAATCTAATATTGAatagagaaattaatttaagaGACTTACATGAGTTTTAACTTAGGTGTGAGAAGTCATAGAGTTGACTCGGGCCTTTGAACATGTAGGAATGGGTTTGATCCTTCTGAAAAAAAACATGTTTCTCTTCTCCTATCTTTCTATCCTCAGTTAACAAGCCACTTGATAGGTGAACAACTAAAAGTTACACAGCTGTTCTTTTGATATTAGCGTGCATGCCGTAATATTCCCTTTTTTAAGCCTAGAAAAAAGAGTCAGGAGACAGGATGCAAATTTATTACTATCTATGGCTTCTTTGGTGACATCTGTCTTCAATTAAATATTGCCAGTTTATAAGATGATTTTTAGTTTATAAGATTAAGTGTGTTAGATAATACATGAAAATACTTATTTTTGAGAGAAAAGTTGGTAGATGCTGTGTTTCCAATGAATGTTAATATGATACTACTATGGAGGTTATGTATGATATGCCCTTGATTAATATTATGTATATTATGTtaattgcatgatataccttTGATTTACAATCAAGTGTATATCATACCAACCTACCTTCAGTGTATTACGCCAATCCTTGTCGTATGGTCCAGGAATAGGCAAATTCTATGCACTTTGAGCATAATACAAAGCTTTTTTTTCCCCACTAAATTGCAATCTAGATCGCCAAATCTCTTGGGAGGAAGTCTTTTTCTGCGAAGCTTTTATGGTTGAGGATGATGAATAGTTCATGATGTGGGCCCCAAGGCAGATGAGATGTCCTACTCACGTGGGACCCCCAATCCCCTCTCCGGTGGGACTTTGCTTCCTTTGCGACATCTTATGCTTTGGGGCCACAAGTTCTGGGAGCATTTCTTGTAGCTATAAATTAGGTGTAACAATAGGTTCATTTAGATGGCCACAAAAATTGCACAGACGGTTAGGACCATGCAGCCATATGTTCAGTCTTATATATTAGttaaattttgtaataaagGGAGGGCGCTCCCCTGGCTTTAAGCCAGGCGTTATATGCCGTTTTGCCTTTAGGCAAAATGGCCCAAATAATGGCCATTGGTCGGATTAAATCCGACCATCAGTTATGGTTTTGGAAGCCTATAAGGCCCCCCTcctccctaaaaaaaaaaaaaaaaatctcttcttGCTCTTTGTTGTGTTCTCTCTTTGTTGGGGCATTCAGGCTATGGAAATAGTGGACGTTGATCTTATAGTGCGCTCCTTCACTGAGTAGAAACTCTGGCAGATCAAGCTTTGGAGGTTCAAACTTTGGAACGCGTGAAATAACCCTTGGAGGATTAAATTTTTGGAATTGCTAGGCATGCAAATTTCTGCTGCAATATTCATTTGCATATTTGATATTGGTTCATTATATTTCTAACagattttgaatatttataaTATCAGAATGGACCTAAATTATGATCTATATGAACTAAGGGATATTACAGCACAGGGTCATTTGGGTTGTCACGAACTGATATTCGTGATATTTATGATAGGATTTATGATActtatgattaaatttgaatagatttggatcTTTAGCTCAGCGAAGATGCTAAGATTTAAGCAGAAGAAGTATGTGAAAGATGTATTCGGAGATAAAGAATGTATATTGGAGTAGGTCAATCAATAGAAAATTATAAACAATGTTACAATATTAAATTGCTTGTGCATTCTTATATAGCTTGTAAATATAAACAAAGAACAACCATGTTGATGCATTGCTGGTTTATGTACGGATTCAATATCTAAATTCCATGATTAAGTACAGATTTGTTGTACAAAGCTTATGTTTGAGATAAGTaatatttgtaccaaaattaggGCATGTTGAATGAGACATCATCATGTTTTCCACACGAATCTCTTTTAGGGATGACCAAATTTTTTAACTCAATGGCACTTCCATTTGGAGGTGGTCACTCTCTCGAAGCTCTTTTAGGCTTTGCTCTCCCGAGGGgcatttgcttttttttttttttttgctataacGGGTGATTCATACAATACATGTatggatacatccaataaaatcggaaaacaaaatatcatggAGCTCCCGATGCAGCTCTCTATCCTCTGCCACATGGTATTGTCGGCGTGATTGGCCACGTAGGTGGCCATCCAGTCCGCAACTCCATTGGCTTCTCCAAATACATGCTTAGCCTGGACAATTTCTCCATCTCTCATTATCATTCAGATATCACGAAGCAATAGATGGTCACCGGCAGCGACTCTTGGACCTCCTAGATCTAGCTGATAaccgtagccgagtcaccctctTTTGTTTTCACCAATGGTTAGGAGTGTTGCAACTTGCACCTGTAGAATTTTATACAATATTTCCCCTTCATTCACACAAATGAAGAAGAGCAGAAAAAACTGAAGGGGTACTCATGAATGTTGAAATAATGGCCCGGGTTTCTTTCATTGTTGAGCAAATATTAACCTAAGGGCCCGTATGGTATCATTAATATCATTACTGCTCATCATGTGTCTCCCACAGCCCcccagagagaaagagagaattaCATTCACACATGCATAGGGTGAGAAGACTAGGACTATAGGTACCCTTTGTTGGTCCACCAAACTATGTTTGATTTAATAGCCTAACCCATTAGAAATTGGTCCACATCTTCCATAGCTTGTGGCACTAGATAAAGCCTACTTGCTCATTGGTTTATTGCCTACTTTGCTTTTTGGCCAAAGAAGATGACAACATAACGCACCCAGAGTCTCTTtttcttgcaagaaagctcCTATCTTTTGAATGCCACAATGCAATAGCTCTGGAGAGAAAGATGCGGATTACTTagtattatattaattaaatgaTAGAGACACAACTATACCATGGATAATGAGTGATGCAAGATTATTTATCATCGATCATCCCCCGCTGATCCATAAATATTTTATCACTTAGCTATATTTGATTGCTAATATAGTTGGATTGTTCCATTTGGTCGGTGTCATTCTTTCAACTGCAGATAAGACTCTAAAGGTAAGGGAATTTGACTTTAACATACAATCTATTGGAAGTGCTTTGAACTTTTTACTAAATGGTTTGGCTTTGCAACAAAGAATGTTTTTGGATAGCGTGTGAGATcggtttttttttggtttatgaGGTTGTTGTTGTATCTTTATATCACCTAGATGTTTTGCTATTTTTTAAGTAGCTCATTGATAAAGGTTGTATCCGTTCTTGCTAGTCTAGCGAAGTAGTATTACTTCATAGGGATATAATTGACTGCAAACTGGAGTTTAGATGATGGAAATCTATTGAACATATACTTTTTTCTGTAAGGCACCGCGCATGCACGATCATACACACATATGTAAATTCTTGAGAGCAAAGTGTTGGAATTTATCCGATTGAGCCCATCCGATTGTAGCTCACACTAATACACATCGGGATTTATTTTAGTTGTTTTAATTTGATCTGGACTCTAATTCAAGATAAACCTCCGATACAGTGATGGATTCTGTTTTGTAGTGGTTGTGGGAAAGTTAAATTCTACATAAGCATAATAGAGATGATGCCCCATCATAATCCCTGTAATTGACTTTGATGCTGCCTTTGATAGATGAGCCACGTTATAAAAGGATATTCCTATGAAATTGGTCCCTAACTTCTCAAAGAGTGCTTGTGAGGTCCTCCCCATCGAAAATATTCAAAGTTGGATTTGGAAAATCATGGTGCTACATATGGATGGCGAGGGGCACATCCGGATCTTCTTCTCGTCATTGCAATCAGGCTGGTTTTGAAGATCCATGCATCAACACTTCGTCTTCATGTATGTTTTATTGCCCCATATAGTTTAATACTGTGGTATCAAAGCCTGGGGTTATTAGGCTTGAAGATTGAAGCCTCTTATTTCCTTAAATTAATTGTTCATAAAGATTCCATGGAATTAGACTTGTTACCAGCGACCCTGGTTGGTCGCCATGATCGATGACAACCATTAAACCCATCTAAGGAGCCATTCTTGGACTCCATGGCCTCCGGTCCATATCTAGCAACTACCCAAGCGAGCCGATGTCATGTCGCGACACCAGACAGCCACCTCCAAGATCCATTGTGGCACCTGACAGCATGATCTCCCTAATTATCATGCCGGATGGCCTTCCATCTAGCACATCGGCCAACAGTGCTAGCTCTCGGGAAGCACCGAAACCAATCCACCTTTGATTTCCTCGTTCCACCTTTTTTCCTCCACAAATCTTTCGGAGCTCGTTTGATTtgcggaaaaagaagagaagaaagtgtggtcaacagaaaagtaatgagatgattcttgtttggttgaagttttcaaaggagaaagatggaaaagttgtattcccatgaaaatatgattcccacatttcataggAAAATCTTTTCCATAAGaaatatggaaaagttactttcccatcaggcggaaatcactccatctttgttttttcccaaaaaggtccttcagcattaaagaggcattaaagacctaatttttattaagggtataataggaattacacataactttttcagcaaagtggatggtcaaccaaacataagtgctctggaaatctgtcactttctcatggttaaccaaacatgcaaaAAGTACTTTTCCAGGCATCCTTTTTTTAGAAATCTGCTTCACAGGAATCATATTTACAGgaggaaaatacttcccgcgaaccaaacgagccctcatAGAACCTCCCAATCACTGGTAAATCAAAGGTCAAGAGGAACGTTTGGGCCGATAAGTGGCGGTTCAGGCTCAACCGGTGGGCCACTAATGGAGATTAGCTAAGGAGGGGGCATCTAGCTTCTCGCTCCCTCCGTCACTCTCGATCGGAGGAGGAGGTTGAAAGGAGAAATGGGTTTTCGGTTTTGGGTTTCAACCCAAAATATGAATCCCGATTAGTttaataacaaagaaaaatttacATTGCAGTCCCTAAAGAAGTATTTTATTTCATAAAAGTGTTAGAATGGCAGCTCTGGCTCCTTGAAAAGTACCAAATAAATGACTATTCGAATCAGAATGTTGAGTATAAAGATTCCACTGATCCGTAAAAAGTGGTCCCAACCCTTAAGAATACGGTAATACGTCTACGAAATTATTCCATCTGACGTACTCTCTCCTCCTTCGGGCGTGGTTTTGAGGCCAGAGAGCAGATGCATTGGCAAAAGTACTGATCTTTCGTGCTTTTTGCTGGGAGGACAAAGCGTGAGGCTTTCGTGTCGAGTTGTAGTACCCGTGGTTCAAGATCAGATTCTTTTGATCTGTCTATAGACTCATCTAGCTCTTTTGGCATTTTTGGTGCAAATCCAATCACCTAGATTTGAGATGAAAAGCAATTCCCCATTGGGGGCAAATGGTTATCCATTAAGCGGAGGAAATGGTATTATAAGAAGCAAAAAGGTTATACTCCTATTCTTGAAAGAACGGACTAACAGGTCGGCTACCTAGCCAATTTTCATAATTAAATGCCGTCACTGTATGGATAACTCTTATTGTGAAAAGAACTATTACTGTATAATTGATGGGTAGAGCCAAAGAGTGTGAACTATACAAGTTAACAATAACATTTGATAAAATGAAAGAGGGGGTGCTGCTATGCCACCAGAGGAAATGCAACACGATAGAAGAGTTCGCTCCGCAAGAGCACTAACTAGATAGATCACAAATACGACATGGAACCATAATGAATAACTTCTTCTCTTAAAATACTTGATATTCTTTTGGACATGAGCAACTCTTTCAGTGAGTACTCGCCCATATGTGCCCGGAGAGCTTTGGCTTTTAGCATCTTTTTAGTCGTATTCGATGACCGAGAAAGAGCATTAGTTGATCGAATGTGTAGGATAGGTGGGAGGTGGTGATATACAATGACCAATCCTGAAAAAACTACTCTTTCGTCTAAGGATGCCTAACCGCTGTACCGATCATTCCAAGGAGGGGGGGACACTATGAGGTGGGTAGTCTACTCTTGTAGCAGTTGGCTTGCCATATCACTTCCAAGCTCTCTCATTTCCTGCCTTCTCAAAATCCTCCTGAATCACAAGTGGAATGCTAAGCAAGAGTGAGGAGGCT
This portion of the Phoenix dactylifera cultivar Barhee BC4 chromosome 11, palm_55x_up_171113_PBpolish2nd_filt_p, whole genome shotgun sequence genome encodes:
- the LOC103695730 gene encoding uncharacterized protein LOC103695730 encodes the protein MPFPMKIQPIDAMDILRSERAKPVAKSRLKRLFERQFQFPAVRRISSAEKLAAAAVDSEPSSLCLDKMVQSFMEDNNSEKPSRCGRHRCNCFHGNCDDSPDVDTDFPAVTGDAPPIIPTTSDAAEFVKGLVLCTSVAERNLLADASRIVENTKIGGKWTEDSRRAVADGLRALGYDAAVCKSRWEKSTSFPAGEYVYVDVIVTRERLLVDVDFRSEFEIARSTKSYRAVLQSLPCIFVGKEDRLQQIVAVVCEAARQSLKKKGLHFPPWRKPEYMRAKWLSSYERTAPIISSETREQRSNGEGEVQARGESEYGKENDNSGGRGAGAAHSIVAKEVVATAEAAAEEVTVAGLPWQPPAVKPKAAHSGAKVVTGLASVLKEKP